Below is a genomic region from Leptospira bourretii.
TTCTCGTTCCAAAGAAATTGCAAAGGAATACAAACTCTCTGTTAAAGTTTGGGATGAACCACAATTGAAAAAAGAAGGTCTTGGTGGGATTTTGGCAGTAGCTCGTGGATCAGAGCTCAATGGCAAGATGGTAATTTTAGAATACAAACCGACCAAAGCCAAAAAGAAATTCGCCATTGTAGGAAAGGGATTAACCTTTGATACCGGTGGAATTTCACTCAAACCTCCAGGTGAAATGCATGAAATGAAATATGATATGTGTGGGGCCGCTGCCACCATACACGCGATTGGTGCCATTGCCGCTCTCGAACTTCCGATTCATATAGTCGCAGCCATTGGTGTGGCAGAAAATATGCCAGATGGAAAAGCCATCAAACCGGGAGATGTGTACACCGCATACAATGGAACCACTGTGGAAGTGCAAAACACGGATGCAGAAGGAAGACTTGTGCTCGGTGATGTATTGTCCTATGTTTCTAAAAATTACAAACCAGACTATATGGTGGATTTAGCAACACTTACGGGAGCTGTGATCATTGCACTTGGCCATGAAGCCGCCGCCATCCTCACCAATTCGGATCCACTCCGAGAAGCCCTCTTCACTGCTTCTGAAACTTCAGATGACCGTGTTTGGGAACTTCCTCTTTGGGAGGAATATGGAGAAGATTTAAAATCGGACATTGCTGATTTAAAAAACATCACTGGTGGAGGGAAAGGGGCAGGAACCATTTCTGCTGGAATTTTTCTTTCTAAGTTTGTGGATGAGTCCATCAATTGGGCTCACATCGACATTGCCGGTGCCGCTTGGAGAAAGAAAAAATCAGGAACCCAATTCCACGGACCAACTGGTTACGGCGTACGTTTGTTAGTGGATTTAGCAAACGAACTATCTAAAAAATAACCAACCTCAGATTGAGTATATAAAAAAGGCGGGAGAATCTTTCCCGCCTTTCAAATCAAATCAAACTTTTACCTTTTTACAGAACCATTCTGAATGATTATTTTGTATGTTTTTTCAAAACAATTTGGTTCACATTGTACATGAGGATTACTGTGAGCACAATGGCTGTGGCAACCACATAACCTAGAATATCATATCTTTCCATATAACCGCTAGAAGTTTGGATCACAATGAGGCCCGCAACAGAAGCAGCAATTCCGCCAGAAATTTGTTGAATAGAAGAACTGATTGCCATAAAGGCACCACGGTCATGTAATTCGGGAACTGCAGATGTCAATGCATTGGCAGAAATCATTCGTGCCGCAACAAAAACAAAAAGAATGGAATTCACAAAAATCACAATTGGCAATGGAGTGATTTCCATTTTTGTGTAATAGATGATGATACCTGCAGCAAGGATGGACGCAATCACAAACATATTGTATTTTCCAATGGCATCACTCAGTCTACCCATCAATGGGCCACCTAACATTGACACAACTCCTGTTACCATATAAACCAAAGGTAAATCTTCTAGTTTAACCCCAAGATTGTGGACAGAAAATGCTGATCCAAAAGGCATTAACATAAACCCACCTGTTGCAAGTAAGGTGGTCGCAAGAAATGCTGGCATATATTTTGTTTGGGTTAATGTTTTCACTAAGTGATGGAATGCATGTAGATCTGTTTTGTGATCAAGATGAGTTGTGAGTGGCTTCAAAAAAGAGAAAATAACGAATCCTACAATTCCACTAATACCAGCGATCATCAAAAATGGAGATTGCCATCCCCATAAATTGGAAATATAAATCCCAATGGGAAGTCCAAACACTTGGCTTGCCGCAAATGCTGTCATAATGAATCCCATCACCCGTCCTCTCACTTGGAGTGGAAATAAGTCGGCAACAATCGCAAAGGAAATAGAGGAAAGAACTCCTGCAAAAATTCCCGTTAAAATTCGTGCACCAAATAAAAGTATGTAATTCGTTGCAATTCCGCATAGAAAGGTGGCGACCACAAATCCAACATAAAAGAATAATAATAATTTTTTGCGGTCAAATCGATCGGCAAAACCTGCTGCAAAAATACCGGAAATCCCTGCACTAAATGCATACGCAGATACTACAAATCCAAACTGTTGGGTTGAAATTTGTAATTTTTCCATGACGAGAACTCCCAGGGGAGATAGAATCATAAAATCAAGAACCACAGTAAATTGCAAAAAAGCAAGTAAACCGACTACAAAGACGTGATACGCGCTGAACTTAAAATCCATTCTATTTCCCTTTCCAGATATTTCTAAATATACGAATGATTCTACTAATCAATGCGGACATTTTAAGGCCGCCAAGGAGGAAAATTTTGATTTACGAAAAAAAATTCGTAAACCGATCATCAAACTTTCTTTAGCCGAAAGTTTCCTTTAGTTTCAAATATTGGGGATTCTCTGGCGCTATGGAACCAAGTTTTGAAAGAATCTTTTTTGCCCGATCTTCATTTTTCTGAAGCCTATAACATTCGATCAAGTTAATCAGATTTCGGATATGTTTTGGATCTCTTGCCCGAAGTCTTTCCCCAATTTCGACCGCCTTACGGATATTTTTTGACTTACGATATGCATAACTCAATTGTAATAAAA
It encodes:
- a CDS encoding leucyl aminopeptidase, encoding MKIETSPLQIQIGSPKSGTYYKLIPIFQEDVKEELGKKFPVQIETKVFSGELGKEFRDETEQTIYLGLGEKEKLNFRKFISHFFKYGEKILNYDGMGLEIIISKSLSKKFSADRIAYQIANTLFIGSYPVSVLQTKKKEKKKVGAVYLKFEDKSVTSLAESGLSKSKIVAKHVNGARHIAHLPANYFTPDDFVSRSKEIAKEYKLSVKVWDEPQLKKEGLGGILAVARGSELNGKMVILEYKPTKAKKKFAIVGKGLTFDTGGISLKPPGEMHEMKYDMCGAAATIHAIGAIAALELPIHIVAAIGVAENMPDGKAIKPGDVYTAYNGTTVEVQNTDAEGRLVLGDVLSYVSKNYKPDYMVDLATLTGAVIIALGHEAAAILTNSDPLREALFTASETSDDRVWELPLWEEYGEDLKSDIADLKNITGGGKGAGTISAGIFLSKFVDESINWAHIDIAGAAWRKKKSGTQFHGPTGYGVRLLVDLANELSKK
- a CDS encoding MFS transporter, whose amino-acid sequence is MDFKFSAYHVFVVGLLAFLQFTVVLDFMILSPLGVLVMEKLQISTQQFGFVVSAYAFSAGISGIFAAGFADRFDRKKLLLFFYVGFVVATFLCGIATNYILLFGARILTGIFAGVLSSISFAIVADLFPLQVRGRVMGFIMTAFAASQVFGLPIGIYISNLWGWQSPFLMIAGISGIVGFVIFSFLKPLTTHLDHKTDLHAFHHLVKTLTQTKYMPAFLATTLLATGGFMLMPFGSAFSVHNLGVKLEDLPLVYMVTGVVSMLGGPLMGRLSDAIGKYNMFVIASILAAGIIIYYTKMEITPLPIVIFVNSILFVFVAARMISANALTSAVPELHDRGAFMAISSSIQQISGGIAASVAGLIVIQTSSGYMERYDILGYVVATAIVLTVILMYNVNQIVLKKHTK